The nucleotide window ACGCTTTTTTAAGTGCTatcatacttttatttggtcattatgcAAAATGGCAGGTGAGAAAGATTCGTCTTCACTTCACAATCACGGaactacagggagtgcagaattattaggcaaatgagtattttgaccacatcatcctcgttatgcatgctgtcttactccaagctgtataggctggaaagcctactaccaattaagcatattaggtgatgtgcatctctgtaatgagaaggggtgtggtctaatgacatcaacaccctatatcaggtgtgcataattattaggcaacttcctttcctttggcaaaatgggtcaaaagaaggacttgacaggctcagaaaagtcaaaaatagtgagatatattgcagagggatgcagcagtcttaaaatagccaagcttctgaagcgtgatcatcgaacaatcaagcgtttcattcaaaatagtcaacagggtcgcaagaagcgtgtggaaaaaccaaggcgcaaaataactgcccgtgaactgagaaaagtcaagcgtgcagctgccaagatgccacttgccaccagtttggccatatttcagagctgcaacatcactggagtgcccaaaagcacaaggtgtgcaatactcagagacatggccaaggtaagaaaggcagaaagtcgaccaccacatttacatttacatttacatttaatcatttagcagacgcttttatccaaagcgacttacaaaaaaagggtagagcaatagaagcaacgaaacaaacaaagccaacaacctgtaagagctgtaagaaatctcaattaattagcagagtacacaacttttttttttttttttttttttttttttttttttttttatagccagctacaacaaatactcacgtacggaaaatacagaacactggatttggatAGCTAAGATAACAACCCAACCCACCACTGAActagacacacaagctgaaacgtcaagactgggccaagaaatatctcaagactgatttttctaaggttttatggactgatgaaatgagagtgagtcttgatgggccagatggatgggcccgtggctggattggtaaagggcagagagctccagtccgactcagacaccagcaaggtggaggtggagtactggtttgggctggtatcatcaaagatgagcttgtggggccttttcgggttgaggatggagtcaagctcaactcccagtcctactgccagtttctggaagacaccttcttcaagcagtggtacaggaagaagtctgcatccttcaagaaaaacatgattttcatgcaggacaatgctccatcacacgcgtccaagtactccacagcgtggctggcaagaaagggtataaaagaagaaaatctaatgatatggcctccttgttcacctgatctgaaccccattgagaacctgtggtccatcatcaaatgtgctatttacaaggagggaaaacagtccacctctctgaacagtgtctgggaggctgtggttgctgctgcacgcaatgttgatggtgaacagatcaaaacactgacagaatccatggatggcaggcttttgagtgtccttgcaaagaaaggtggctatattggtcactgatttgtttttgtttggtttttgaatgtcagaaatgtatatttgtgaatgttgagatgttatattggttttactggtaaaaataaataattgaaatgggtataaatttgttttttgttaagttgcctaataattatgcacagtaatagtcacctgcgcacacagatatccccctaaaatagctaaaactaaaaactaaaacttccaaaaatattcagctttgatattaatgagttttttgtgttcattgagaacatggttgttgttcaataataaaataaatcctcaaaaatacaacttgcctaataattctgcacttcCTGTATAAGAACTGGAGAATTGTaagctgaagaataaaatctaTTTGATGTGTCTGTGGTACAATCCGAAAGAGCCTTGCAccaataacacgaaagctgattggctgcaatataagATACATGTGGTCTCATTTGCAGTTGTAATACAGAGAAAAATGAAGACCCGTTTGAAATGATTTAAGACGTAGAACTCAATACTTCAGAGAATTTTCTACTTTTATAAGACCCCATGGGAACCCTGGaaagagcagtgtgtgtgtgagcctacATTACCTCTGTGAACTCAGTGTCCGTCCTCTCAAGACAGCATGAGTGACAGCAACCAAATCAGAATCTGATACTGCAGTCAACCTTTAAAATCAAAGCAAATATAACCAGTTATGAAGACTATATTTCATGCTGATTTTAGACCTCATGTAGCTCCGCCCCTTTAAGATGCTGCACGCTTGTCTGACTGGAGAATAAAGTCTATATACAAACAACAATCTTGGAATCGGATGACTGAAgtcagataaataaataaaaccagcttttaaaggattagttcactttaaaatgaccaTCTCCTGATCATTTCAATGGTTTCTTCAAAAAACGTAATTTATTtttcactgaagaaagaaagacatgaacatcttggaagAGATGGGGTGAGGAAACTAGCAGGAAATGTTCattctgaagtgaactaataCTTTAACAGCTCTTTTCTGATATAGGTTGAAAATGTCAAAAGTGGGAAGGTACAGTCACAGTCAGAGTTACTGGCAActttggtaaatatgatcaaagatggctgtgATAATTAATGTGCATGAGTTTGGAGATCAGAGATCATTCCTCTACACAGAATCTctcagatccttcagattccagctcttctcttcagttctcTTTAGGGTTCAGCTCAGGGACTGGCACGGCCTCGTTCTGTGCTCAGTCACACATttctgtgttgattttgatgtttgtttcgggtcattgtcctgatggaagatccaaccacagcccattataagatttctagccggttttgatgtttttctgttgtgtttGGTAGAGTCTGTGATGCCATGAGTCTGAAGAAGGCCAGGACCTCCAACAAAAAAAAGGCctcaacattaaagatccagctgTGTATTTAACCGTGGGCATGGGGTCTTTATATCCCGTCTGGTGGGTTTGCTGCCCAAAAGCTCTTGTTTTAGTGTCATGTTACCGCAGAACCAGGTCCTGTCTGAAGCTCAAGTCGTGTCTGAGCTGAatctgctggagtttgtttctggatgagtgAGGAGGATTGTTCTTCACACCTTCCCGAACAACATGAGCAGATGTAGTGTCTGTTTGGTCATTTGTTTTAATCTTTCTGACCCCCATATACTGAAAGAGTCAATTCTGGAATGAAAggtttgatttttattttcacAGCCGCCTTTGATTGTATTTATCAGCGGTCCCAATAACCTCAGCTGATCACTGTGGGGATAAACATCTACACCCCCTGTAACAATtacatatttagttttttgttaaaGCACTTTAAATCATGTCAGATCTTTTTCCACATTTGATGCACTATTGAAACAAACAACATTAAAGTAACAAACAAATAGAaacttttagaaaaaaaatgaacaaatataaaagtattaaacaCTTTTGTAAaagtgcacacactcacacgtttGAAAGACATTTATCTTTTAAAACAGCAGACAGTCTTTTTGAGTAAGAGTCTGTCAACTTAGCACCACTTgatgagtcaatttttgcaaaagaGCTTCAGACCAGAAGACCTTGCattctccgctctaattcatcccaaagctgttctatcgggttgagctcaggactctgtgcaggccagtcaagttcctccacaccaaactcctcatccatgtctatATGGACCGACACTTGTTGTGTCGTTTTAGGACATGTTGGGAAAGGGGCCGtacccaaactgttcccacaaagttgggagcatgaaattgtccaaaatgttttgGTATGTTGAAGcattaaggggccaagcccaacccctgaaaaacaacccaccccataatcccccctccaccaaactttacacttgacacaatacagtcaggcaagtcccgttctcctggcaaccgtcaaacccagactcgtccatgggattggcagacagagaagcgtgattggtcactccagaaaacactgtgaccctcagcatgcactgacctCAGTCTGGGATTTTaagtggcctaccactttgtggctgagttgctgttgttcccaatggcttccactatgttataatcccactaaaaGTTGagcatggaatatttagtaatgAGGAAATATCCCGAATGGACTGGTGATATCACTGGtggttcactgagctcctgagagcgaccaattctttcacaaatgtgtgtagaagcgtctgcatgcctagagcttgatttatacacctgtggccatgaagtgattgaaaacctgaactcagtgatttggagggtaatcccaatacttttggcaatacagTGTAGTAACGCTCCATTTTAAAAAGGTGTGCCTTCTTACCTCTCTTAAGTTTAATTAAACAACACCGCAATTAAAGAAGGAAAAGATCTGACATGATTTTACTCGcgtgaatttatttattaatgggATTTGTCAACTTTTTATACCTACTTTTTGAGTTTACTGAGGGTTTGTTTTGGATACTTACTCTAATTCCTCAAACTTGTGGAGTACAGGCAGGATCATAGCCAGATTTTCAGATGTTAAATTCCATTCACCGAGTCTCACTTGTTTAATGCTCTGACAGCACTGAGCGCAGTACAGCAGCGCCCAGCAGTCTATTCTTCTTAGAGATATATTCTGAACCGAAACACTCTTTTCTTTCAGAACTTCTTTCACAAAGCTTTCTTCATGGAGCTCGAACAGATGATGAAGAATCTCGAGAGAATCACTGCTTTTGGAGATCCAGTCTTTCAGTATGTTCTGTGTGTTtggatgaacacacacaccgtGTTTCCTCTTAAGTGTGTGCTGAACTTCCTCATTTATTAGACCAAAGAGAAGCTTCACTACGGCAGCAAATCGTCTCTTCAAACACACCTCTGTGAATTTCTCCTCAAACTCCTTCTCATCCAGTGAGACGTAATACAGAGCCGTGAAGAACTCCTGAAAGCTGAGATGCATGAAACTGAACATCGTCTCCTGGTGGATTCTCCTCTTAAAGAGGAACTTACTCAGGAACGGACTGCCAGCCGGGTCTGCAACCGTTTCATAAACCATCTTCTCATCCAGCAAGACTTGCTGTTCCAGCATCCCTTTCTCTGCCAGCTGACCCAGACTCCTCAGCAGAGGGACGGGCTGACTCAAACCCTGGCAGTGATGCTCCAGTAGAGTGGACACAAAGTCAGCGTAGATGGAGGTCGTGGTTTCGAGGCCGCTTGTTAAATCTGAACGGTCACTGAATCTCTCTCGCATAACAGTGCAGATGATCCAGCAGATAACAGGGATGGAGCAGGTGGCGAGGAGGGTTTCATTTGCCTTCACATACTCATAAGCCTTCCTGAAGGACTCCTCATTCCGGAAGAATCCCTGGAAGTACTTCTCAACCCCTTCACTTGAAAACCCCATGATCTCAGTGAATCCCTGAGGCAGTTTGAGCAGTTTACTCAGTGTGTCTGTAGCTGTAGATCTGGTGGTGACCAGCAGGAAGGACTCTGGCAGGATTCGACCCCTCAACAGGGCACACAGAGTGACCTCAGGTGGGGCTCTTTCATTCAGGTCAGTGTTTGGTGACTTGAGATGATCGTCCTGAGGGACTCTCAGCTCGTCAAATCCGTCAACGATGAAAAGCATCTTCTCTGGCTTCTCCTGTAAAACCTGTGAGATCTGATCTGATGTTAAACTGCAGCTGTAGCTCAAGATCTCCTCCAAACTCTTTTCTCCAGATATGCGATTTATTTCCTTACACTTTAAGTGGAACACGATATCGAACTGCTGTTTGTAGAGGTCACCAGATGCCCAGTCCATCATGATCTTCTGCACAGTGAAGGATTTCCCGTTCCCAGAGTTGCCCTGCAGTATAACAGCTCTAGGGCTGATGCTGTGGTTATCTGGATCGAACAGATCATTTAGATGGACAGATTGATCAATGCTCCTGGAGCTGGAGATCTCTTCACTGGAGCGAATGTCTTCTTCTAGCTCTTTCTGATCTCtgtgtttctgaatgatcaGCGGTTGTATGAAGCGCTCAGACAGCAGCACTTGTTCACCAGCCAGTGAGTTATATTCGCTCACATACTGATACTCCCTGCAGATCCGCTCCTTATATTTCTCAATCACTGATCTGATATCTGCAGAAATAATCAATGCACAAACAGTTAGTGGATTCTGATTGACAAGGAGGTAAATACTAAGGTAATATTACTATAAAATCCATCAGTCACCTgaagtttgtgtttgtgtgcgatGCCCAGCAACACCTGGAAAAAATTAGATACAATTAATATTAGCAACCATGTACCCAATGTACCCAATTCATATGAATTCCCATGCATACAGTACCAGTCAAAAATGCTCATCAAGactgtatttgatcaaatatacactcacctaaaggattattaggaacatctgttcaatttctcattaatgcaattatctaatcaactaaTCACATGGCAGTCGCTTCAATGCATTTccgggtgtggtcctggtcaagacaatctcctgaactccaaactgaatgtcagaatgggaaagaaatgtgatttaagcaattttgagcgtggcatggttgttggtgccagacgggccggtctgagtttttcacaatctgctcagttactgggattttcacacacaaccatttctagggtttacaaagaatggtgtgaaaagggaagagcatccagtatgcagcagtcctgtgggagaaaatgccttgttgatgctcgaggtcagaggagaatgggccgactgattcaagctgatagaagagcaactttgactgaaataatcaCTCggtacaactgaggtatgcacagaagcatttgtgaagccacaacacacacaaccttgaggcggatgggctaacTGGGCATCGTTTagatgccacggcctacctgagcattgtttctgaccctgtccatccctttatgaccaccatgtacacatcctctgatggctacttccagcaggataatgcaccatgtcacaaagcttgaatcatttcaaactggtttcttgaacatgacaatgagttgactgtactaaaatggccccacagtcaccagatctcaacccaatagagcatctttgggatgtggtggaacgggagcttcgtgccctggatgtgcatcccacaaatctccatcaactatCAAtgtgggccaacatttctaaagaatgctttcaacaccttgttgaatcaatgccacgtagaattaaggtagttctgaaggcgaaagggggtcaaacagaattagtatggtgtttctaataatcctttaggtgagtgtttactcacataataacctctcccttctaagtatgacctgaacccATGGGTGTCGCTAGGCCCTTTTTAGGAGGGCTTCAGCCCTAAACTTATGCCTCAACTTAAACCCctaaacttatgcctcagcccccctaaaatatatgtgattaacctttaaaatatatgaaactgGCGGGAGGCTTCGACTTCATCCCGTTTTTTTAGTCAGTCTCTCCAATCCGCAGCGGCTCTGACTGAGCAAAGCGCAGTGCACGTCTGATGCAgaggtgtttgtgtttgtgtgtgcgtgtgtgtgtgtaaatctgagcgtcattagtctgtcaccgctcgtcaatgtcaaaatatttgataaaaccaatTAAATCAGAGTAGGCAGGCTTTATGGTCACACGGAAACTGTTGAGGCTGAGCGTAAATTTTAGCAGCGCAACTCGACGTCAAGTAAGATATATGCTgctaaactaaacattcatgtttgacagctgctgctcaaagtcag belongs to Pseudorasbora parva isolate DD20220531a chromosome 22, ASM2467924v1, whole genome shotgun sequence and includes:
- the LOC137058780 gene encoding NACHT, LRR and PYD domains-containing protein 1 homolog, which codes for MSRDPSRYKIHSNKKHLRSHTGPYVRAAAQSRGHVSAPVLNNSTITGDVHITHTATGVAGHRTQTQTSDIRSVIEKYKERICREYQYVSEYNSLAGEQVLLSERFIQPLIIQKHRDQKELEEDIRSSEEISSSRSIDQSVHLNDLFDPDNHSISPRAVILQGNSGNGKSFTVQKIMMDWASGDLYKQQFDIVFHLKCKEINRISGEKSLEEILSYSCSLTSDQISQVLQEKPEKMLFIVDGFDELRVPQDDHLKSPNTDLNERAPPEVTLCALLRGRILPESFLLVTTRSTATDTLSKLLKLPQGFTEIMGFSSEGVEKYFQGFFRNEESFRKAYEYVKANETLLATCSIPVICWIICTVMRERFSDRSDLTSGLETTTSIYADFVSTLLEHHCQGLSQPVPLLRSLGQLAEKGMLEQQVLLDEKMVYETVADPAGSPFLSKFLFKRRIHQETMFSFMHLSFQEFFTALYYVSLDEKEFEEKFTEVCLKRRFAAVVKLLFGLINEEVQHTLKRKHGVCVHPNTQNILKDWISKSSDSLEILHHLFELHEESFVKEVLKEKSVSVQNISLRRIDCWALLYCAQCCQSIKQVRLGEWNLTSENLAMILPVLHKFEELELTAVSDSDLVAVTHAVLRGRTLSSQRVKIKTSEVSGFTGKLFQLIRNEPSVYLSISEDLSSVRILSYRISKGEVRNNMIEVTFPQSSIINFNWINVFQEINAWKDDNGGLPIFSLQSLPGLVKMKLTVDSLTERYITQMISFSENCPSLRELRIACYVDDISEDGLERLKNSHTRPDCKLSIERLSSDSESDEDSESEED